In Pseudomonas fakonensis, one DNA window encodes the following:
- a CDS encoding paraquat-inducible protein A, whose amino-acid sequence MRAIDAGILVCGECHELNRREQGSNSQTCTRCGAVVHERRPNSIVRTWALLLTAMVLYIPANVLPIMTVSALGQGSPDTIMSGVITLMKHGMLPIAAVVFIASILVPTFKLVGIGLLLYSVQRRQPLSARQRIWMYRFIEFIGRWSMLDIFVIAILVAVVNFGRIASVEANLGAVAFATVVILTMLAALTFDPRLIWDNTESDDDHE is encoded by the coding sequence ATGCGGGCGATTGATGCAGGCATTCTGGTCTGTGGCGAATGCCATGAACTCAACCGCCGTGAGCAAGGCAGTAATTCCCAGACCTGCACCCGCTGCGGCGCCGTGGTTCACGAGCGCCGCCCCAACAGCATCGTGCGCACCTGGGCCTTGCTGCTCACGGCGATGGTCCTGTATATCCCGGCCAACGTCCTGCCGATCATGACCGTCAGCGCGCTGGGCCAGGGCAGCCCGGACACCATCATGTCGGGTGTCATCACGCTGATGAAGCACGGCATGCTGCCCATCGCTGCGGTGGTGTTCATCGCCAGTATCCTGGTGCCCACCTTCAAGCTTGTGGGCATCGGCCTGTTGCTCTATTCGGTGCAGCGCCGCCAGCCGTTGTCGGCCCGCCAACGCATCTGGATGTACCGTTTCATCGAGTTTATCGGGCGCTGGTCGATGCTCGACATTTTCGTCATCGCCATTTTGGTGGCGGTGGTGAATTTCGGTCGTATCGCCAGTGTCGAAGCCAACCTGGGCGCCGTCGCCTTCGCCACCGTGGTGATCCTGACGATGCTCGCAGCCTTAACTTTCGATCCCCGACTGATCTGGGACAACACGGAGTCGGATGACGACCATGAGTGA
- the msrQ gene encoding protein-methionine-sulfoxide reductase heme-binding subunit MsrQ: MRYPWFRFGIFIAGCLFPAWWLYQALAGQLDPDPGKILMDRLGLGALVFLLITLSMTPLQRLSGWSGWVVVRRQLGLWCFAYIVLHLVAYLVFILGLDWGQFGVELRKRPYIIVGALGFVGLLVLAVTSNRYSQRRLGARWKKLHKLVYVVLGLGLLHFLWIVRSDLREWAIYAAVGGVLMVLRVPGVMRRLPRWGRG; this comes from the coding sequence ATGCGCTATCCCTGGTTTCGCTTCGGCATTTTCATCGCCGGTTGCCTGTTTCCGGCGTGGTGGCTGTATCAGGCACTGGCCGGGCAGCTAGACCCCGACCCTGGGAAGATCCTCATGGATCGCCTGGGGTTGGGCGCGCTGGTGTTCCTGTTGATTACCTTGAGCATGACGCCCTTGCAGCGATTGAGTGGCTGGTCGGGGTGGGTGGTGGTGCGTCGGCAACTGGGGTTGTGGTGCTTTGCTTATATCGTGCTGCACCTGGTGGCTTACCTGGTGTTCATCCTGGGGCTGGATTGGGGGCAGTTCGGGGTGGAGCTGCGCAAGCGGCCTTACATTATTGTGGGGGCGCTGGGGTTTGTGGGGTTGCTGGTGTTGGCGGTCACTTCCAACCGTTACAGCCAGAGGCGCTTGGGCGCGCGGTGGAAGAAGCTGCATAAGCTTGTCTATGTAGTGCTCGGGTTGGGGTTGCTGCATTTCTTGTGGATCGTGCGTTCGGATTTGCGGGAGTGGGCGATATACGCAGCGGTGGGCGGGGTGTTGATGGTGTTGCGGGTGCCGGGTGTGATGAGGCGGCTGCCGAGATGGGGGAGGGGGTGA
- the murJ gene encoding murein biosynthesis integral membrane protein MurJ → MNLLKSLAAVSSITMVSRVLGFVRDTILARVFGAGVATDAFFIAFKLPNLLRRIFAEGAFSQAFVPILAEYKTQQGEEATRTFIAYISGLLTLVLALVTVIGILAAPWVVWATAPGFVDSAEKYALTTSLLRVTFPYILLISLSSLAGAILNTWNRFSVPAFTPTLLNVAMIAFAVLLTPYFNPPIMALGWGVLAGGLAQLLYQLPALKKIGMLVLPRLNLRDTGVWRVLKQMLPAILGVSVSQISLIINTIFASFLVAGSVSWMYYADRLMELPSGVLGVALGTILLPTLAKTYANKDREEYSRILDWGLRLCFLLVLPCTLAMAILAEPLTVALFQYGKFTALDAAMTQRALIAYSVGLLAIILVKVLAPGFYAQQNIRTPVKIAVFTLVCTQLLNLALIGPLAHAGLALAISLGACLNAGLLYWKLRSQQLFQPQPGWLLFLLKLLLAVGLMSGVLLLGMHYMPAWEQGNMLARFLRLGALIGAGVVTYFGCLYLCGFRPRHFARNALH, encoded by the coding sequence ATGAACCTGCTCAAATCCCTGGCTGCAGTCAGCTCCATCACCATGGTTTCCCGGGTGCTCGGCTTCGTCCGCGACACCATCCTGGCCCGGGTTTTCGGCGCCGGCGTCGCCACCGACGCCTTCTTCATCGCCTTCAAGCTGCCCAACCTGCTGCGCCGCATCTTCGCCGAAGGGGCGTTTTCCCAGGCCTTCGTGCCGATTCTCGCCGAGTACAAGACCCAGCAGGGCGAGGAGGCTACCCGCACCTTCATTGCCTACATCAGCGGCCTGCTCACCCTGGTGCTGGCCCTGGTGACGGTCATCGGCATCCTCGCCGCGCCCTGGGTGGTGTGGGCCACCGCGCCAGGCTTTGTCGACAGCGCCGAAAAATACGCGCTGACCACCTCGCTGCTGCGGGTGACCTTTCCTTATATATTGCTGATCTCGCTGTCTTCGCTGGCCGGCGCCATCCTCAATACCTGGAACCGCTTCAGCGTACCGGCTTTCACCCCCACGCTGCTCAACGTGGCGATGATCGCCTTCGCCGTGCTGCTGACCCCGTACTTCAACCCGCCAATCATGGCCCTGGGCTGGGGCGTGCTGGCCGGTGGCCTGGCGCAGCTGCTCTACCAGCTGCCGGCACTGAAAAAGATCGGCATGCTCGTGCTGCCACGCCTGAACCTGCGTGATACCGGCGTATGGCGGGTGCTCAAGCAGATGCTGCCGGCCATCCTTGGTGTGTCGGTGAGCCAGATCTCGCTGATCATCAACACCATCTTCGCCTCGTTCCTGGTGGCAGGCTCGGTATCCTGGATGTACTACGCCGACCGCCTGATGGAGCTGCCCTCCGGCGTGCTGGGCGTGGCCCTGGGCACCATCCTGCTGCCGACCCTGGCCAAGACCTACGCCAACAAGGACCGCGAAGAGTATTCGCGCATTCTCGACTGGGGCCTGCGCCTGTGCTTCCTGCTGGTGCTGCCCTGCACCCTGGCCATGGCGATCCTGGCCGAGCCGCTGACCGTGGCGCTGTTCCAGTACGGCAAGTTCACCGCCCTCGACGCCGCCATGACCCAGCGTGCGTTGATTGCCTATTCGGTGGGCCTGCTGGCGATCATTCTGGTCAAGGTGCTGGCCCCAGGCTTCTATGCCCAGCAGAACATCCGCACGCCAGTGAAGATCGCCGTGTTCACCCTGGTTTGCACGCAACTGCTCAACCTGGCCCTGATCGGCCCGCTGGCCCATGCTGGCCTGGCCCTGGCCATCAGCCTGGGCGCCTGCCTGAACGCCGGCCTTCTGTACTGGAAGCTGCGCAGCCAGCAGTTGTTCCAGCCGCAGCCGGGCTGGTTGCTGTTTCTGCTAAAACTGCTACTGGCCGTGGGCTTGATGTCCGGTGTGCTGTTGCTGGGCATGCATTACATGCCGGCCTGGGAGCAGGGCAACATGCTCGCGCGCTTCCTGCGCCTGGGCGCCTTGATCGGTGCAGGCGTGGTCACCTATTTCGGCTGCCTGTACCTGTGCGGTTTCCGCCCGCGGCATTTCGCCCGCAATGCGTTGCACTGA
- the msrP gene encoding protein-methionine-sulfoxide reductase catalytic subunit MsrP translates to MLIKLPRSSDCKASEITPEGIYLSRRHLLGASLAGLAVGVLPRLGAAAEVSRYADVEPGKAPAWFADKLGGTRWQAVTVQGEAITPFKDATHYNNFYEFGPDKGDPVANAGSLKTEPWSVVVDGEVGKPGRYALEDFVKPYQLEERIYRLRCVEAWSMVIPWLGFPLAEILKQVEPTSKARYVRFETLQDPKSMPGQRSGFALIDWPYVEGLRLDEAMNPLAIMAVGMHGRELANQNGAPLRLVVPWKYGFKSIKSIVRISLVAEQPATTWQGLAPTEYGFYANVNPTVDHPRWTQARERRLPSGLFSPNVRETQMFNGYADEVASLYSGLDLRKNY, encoded by the coding sequence ATGCTCATCAAGCTTCCCCGATCTTCCGATTGCAAAGCGTCGGAGATCACCCCCGAAGGTATCTATCTCTCCCGCCGTCATTTGCTGGGTGCAAGCCTGGCGGGCCTTGCCGTGGGCGTCTTGCCGCGGCTTGGCGCCGCCGCCGAGGTGTCGCGCTATGCCGATGTCGAGCCCGGCAAGGCGCCGGCGTGGTTCGCCGACAAGCTGGGGGGCACACGCTGGCAGGCGGTGACCGTGCAGGGGGAGGCCATCACCCCGTTCAAGGATGCCACTCACTACAACAACTTCTATGAGTTCGGCCCCGACAAGGGTGACCCGGTGGCCAACGCCGGTAGCCTGAAGACCGAACCTTGGAGCGTGGTGGTGGATGGTGAAGTGGGCAAGCCCGGGCGCTATGCCCTGGAAGACTTCGTCAAACCCTATCAGCTGGAGGAGCGCATCTACCGGCTGCGTTGCGTCGAGGCCTGGTCAATGGTGATCCCCTGGTTGGGCTTTCCCTTGGCCGAGATTCTCAAGCAGGTAGAACCAACGTCGAAGGCGCGTTATGTGCGCTTCGAAACCCTGCAGGACCCGAAGAGCATGCCGGGCCAGCGCTCAGGCTTTGCGCTTATCGACTGGCCTTATGTAGAGGGGCTGCGCCTGGATGAGGCGATGAACCCGTTGGCGATTATGGCGGTGGGCATGCATGGGCGGGAGCTGGCCAACCAGAACGGTGCGCCGCTGCGTTTGGTGGTGCCGTGGAAGTATGGCTTCAAGAGTATCAAGTCGATCGTGCGCATCAGTCTGGTGGCGGAGCAGCCGGCGACTACCTGGCAGGGCCTGGCACCGACCGAGTATGGCTTTTATGCCAACGTCAATCCGACGGTTGACCACCCGCGCTGGACCCAGGCCCGTGAGCGGCGCCTGCCCAGCGGGCTGTTCAGCCCCAATGTGCGGGAGACGCAGATGTTCAACGGGTATGCCGATGAGGTGGCCTCTTTATATAGCGGGCTCGACCTGCGGAAGAACTATTGA
- the rpsT gene encoding 30S ribosomal protein S20 gives MANTPSAKKRAKQAEKRRSHNASLRSMVRTYIKNVVKAIDAKDAEKAQAAYVLAVPVIDRMADKGIIHKNKAARHKGRLNGHIKALKEAAAA, from the coding sequence GTGGCCAACACACCTTCCGCCAAGAAACGTGCAAAACAGGCTGAGAAGCGTCGCAGCCACAACGCCAGCCTGCGTTCCATGGTCCGCACCTACATCAAGAATGTAGTCAAAGCCATCGACGCAAAAGACGCCGAAAAAGCGCAAGCCGCTTACGTTCTGGCTGTACCAGTAATCGACCGTATGGCCGACAAAGGTATCATCCACAAGAACAAAGCTGCTCGCCACAAAGGCCGTCTGAATGGCCACATCAAGGCGCTGAAAGAAGCTGCAGCTGCCTAA
- the ribF gene encoding bifunctional riboflavin kinase/FAD synthetase has product MQLVRGLHNLRPEHRGCVATIGNFDGVHRGHQAILARLRERGQELGLPTCVVVFEPQPREYFAPDTAPARLARLRDKVELLAGEGIDRVLCLSFNQRLSTLSAEQFVKAVLVDGLGVRHLEVGDDFRFGCDRAGDFDYLVQAGKQFGFSVEAANTVIQDGLRVSSTEVRKALSAGNFELAEHLLGRPYRITGRVLHGQKLARQLGTPTANIQLKRRRVPLSGVYLASIEIDGKHWPGVGNIGVRPTVAGDGRPHLEIHLLDFAGDLYGRRLTVEFHHKLREEQRFASLEALKSAIDADIAAARAHWHAQPLTKSLK; this is encoded by the coding sequence ATGCAGCTGGTTCGAGGTCTTCACAACCTGCGCCCCGAGCACCGGGGCTGTGTCGCCACCATTGGCAACTTCGACGGGGTCCACCGTGGCCACCAGGCGATACTCGCGCGCCTGCGTGAACGTGGCCAGGAACTCGGCCTGCCCACCTGCGTGGTGGTCTTCGAGCCACAGCCGCGCGAATACTTCGCCCCCGATACCGCCCCGGCCCGCCTGGCGCGCCTGCGCGACAAGGTCGAGTTGCTGGCCGGCGAGGGCATCGACCGGGTGCTGTGCCTGTCGTTCAACCAGCGCCTGAGCACCCTCAGCGCCGAACAGTTCGTCAAGGCGGTACTGGTCGACGGCCTGGGTGTACGCCACCTCGAAGTCGGCGATGATTTTCGCTTCGGTTGTGACCGCGCCGGCGATTTCGACTACCTGGTACAAGCCGGCAAGCAGTTCGGCTTCAGCGTCGAAGCCGCCAACACGGTGATCCAGGACGGCCTGCGGGTCAGCAGCACCGAAGTGCGCAAGGCCTTGAGCGCAGGCAACTTCGAGCTCGCCGAACACCTGCTGGGCCGCCCGTACCGCATCACTGGCCGCGTGCTGCACGGCCAGAAGCTGGCCCGCCAGCTCGGCACTCCTACCGCCAACATCCAGCTCAAGCGCCGCCGCGTGCCGCTGTCCGGGGTCTACCTGGCCAGCATCGAGATCGACGGCAAGCACTGGCCGGGTGTCGGCAATATCGGCGTGCGTCCCACCGTTGCCGGTGATGGCCGCCCGCACCTCGAGATTCACTTGCTGGACTTTGCCGGCGACCTTTATGGCCGGCGCCTCACGGTGGAGTTCCACCACAAGCTGCGTGAAGAGCAGCGATTCGCCTCCCTGGAGGCGCTGAAGTCGGCGATCGATGCGGATATCGCCGCCGCACGTGCACATTGGCACGCTCAACCGCTAACCAAGAGCCTGAAATGA
- a CDS encoding paraquat-inducible protein A: MPNPADPEALAQLPLDELIACHECDLLMRKATLQNDEKALCPRCGYELYAHRHNLVNRSLALVLTALLLYVPANFLPIMQLHLLGQTSDDTVWSGVLGLYDSEMRGIAVVVFLCSMAVPLLKLLCQLAVLLSIRLDIGRSYGLLIYRIYHHLREWGMLEVYFMGVLVAIVKLVDLAELSIGLGLFCFISLLLVQVWLEVVMSPHQIWVALSGEDVHAGD; this comes from the coding sequence ATGCCCAACCCAGCCGACCCCGAAGCACTGGCACAGCTGCCGCTGGACGAACTCATCGCCTGCCATGAATGCGACCTGCTGATGCGCAAGGCTACCCTGCAAAACGACGAGAAGGCCCTGTGTCCACGCTGCGGCTACGAGCTTTACGCCCACCGCCACAACCTGGTCAACCGCAGCCTGGCTCTGGTGCTGACCGCGCTGTTGCTCTATGTGCCAGCCAACTTCCTGCCGATCATGCAGTTGCACCTGCTCGGCCAGACCTCCGATGACACGGTGTGGAGCGGCGTGCTCGGCCTGTACGACTCCGAGATGCGTGGCATCGCCGTGGTGGTGTTCCTGTGCAGCATGGCCGTCCCTCTGCTCAAGCTGCTTTGCCAGCTTGCCGTGCTGCTGAGCATTCGCCTGGACATCGGCCGCAGCTACGGCTTGCTGATCTATCGTATCTACCACCACCTGCGTGAGTGGGGCATGCTCGAGGTCTACTTCATGGGCGTGCTGGTGGCCATCGTCAAGCTGGTCGACTTGGCCGAGCTGAGTATCGGCCTCGGCCTGTTTTGCTTCATCAGCCTGTTGCTGGTCCAGGTCTGGCTGGAGGTGGTGATGTCGCCCCACCAGATCTGGGTGGCGTTGTCCGGGGAGGATGTCCATGCGGGCGATTGA
- a CDS encoding PqiB family protein, with translation MSDLPTAKTRPASNWSAIWILPLIALAIGGWLAWQAYRDAGVEIQVRFETGEGIVANKTEVIFKGMSVGKVTGLVLDNKGATRGVIATIEMRKEAEPHLTKGTRFWLVKPSVSLAGITGLETLVSGNYIAVDPGEGEPTKRFTALKEAPPLSDSEPGLHLTLKAERLGSLNRDSPVFYKQIQVGRVKSYRLSDDQSTVEVKVFIAPAYATLVRKHTRFWNASGVSIDADLSGVKVRTESLSSIVAGGIAFATPENRKDSPPTDPSLPFRLYEDFDAAQAGIRVKVRFSDFDGLQKGRTPVLYKGIQVGTLKDLKVEGDLSSATGELTLDPLAEDYLVEGTQFWVVKPSISLAGITGLEALVKGNYIAIRPGERNAKPQREFEARAKAPPLDLKAPGLHMVLFADTLGSLEVGSPVMYRQVRVGSVQSYQFARNSSKRILIGVHIEKEYANLVNGSTRFWNASGITLSGGLSGIQVKSESLQTLMNGGIAFDTPRPDVPLKRRIPRFRLHESQEAANRAGTLVTIRVERADGLKPGTPIRFRGLDVGSVESVDLTADLQAVLLKARINQAESRIARAGTQFWVVKPAFGLVRTENLDTLVGGQYLEVLPALKDKGPQRDFIALADAPEVKGEEVGLPLTLSAPRRGSIKPGVPVTYREVAVGKVTGFELGQTADRVLIHILIEPRYAGLVRGGSRFWNSSGFGFDWGLFKGATVRTESLETLIDGGIAFATPDGEQMGNPARPQQTFALFDKPEEAWLQWAPKIQIGK, from the coding sequence ATGAGTGACCTGCCTACGGCTAAAACCCGCCCCGCTTCGAACTGGTCGGCCATCTGGATCCTGCCGCTGATCGCCTTGGCGATCGGCGGCTGGCTGGCGTGGCAGGCCTACCGTGACGCCGGTGTCGAGATCCAGGTGCGCTTCGAGACCGGTGAGGGCATCGTCGCCAACAAGACCGAGGTCATCTTCAAGGGCATGTCGGTAGGCAAGGTGACCGGCCTGGTGCTGGACAACAAGGGTGCCACCCGCGGCGTCATCGCCACCATCGAGATGCGCAAGGAAGCCGAGCCGCACCTGACCAAGGGCACGCGCTTCTGGCTGGTCAAGCCCAGCGTCAGCCTGGCCGGTATCACTGGGCTCGAGACGCTGGTATCGGGCAACTACATTGCCGTGGACCCAGGGGAGGGCGAGCCCACCAAGCGCTTCACGGCGTTGAAGGAGGCCCCGCCGTTATCCGATAGCGAGCCTGGCCTGCACCTGACCCTCAAGGCCGAGCGCCTGGGCTCGCTAAACCGCGATAGCCCGGTGTTCTACAAGCAGATCCAGGTCGGCCGGGTGAAAAGCTACCGCCTCTCCGATGACCAGAGCACCGTAGAGGTGAAGGTGTTCATCGCCCCGGCCTATGCAACCCTCGTGCGCAAGCACACGCGCTTCTGGAATGCCAGCGGGGTGAGCATCGACGCGGACCTGTCCGGCGTTAAGGTGCGCACCGAATCGCTGTCGAGCATCGTCGCCGGCGGTATCGCCTTCGCCACTCCCGAAAACCGCAAGGACAGCCCGCCGACCGACCCCAGCCTGCCGTTTCGCCTGTACGAAGACTTCGACGCCGCCCAGGCGGGCATTCGCGTCAAGGTCAGGTTCAGCGACTTCGACGGCCTGCAGAAGGGCCGCACGCCAGTGCTCTATAAAGGTATCCAGGTCGGTACGCTCAAGGACCTCAAGGTCGAAGGCGACCTGTCCAGCGCAACCGGTGAGCTGACCCTGGACCCGCTGGCCGAGGACTACCTGGTCGAAGGCACCCAGTTCTGGGTGGTCAAACCGTCCATTTCGCTGGCCGGCATCACTGGTCTTGAGGCCTTGGTCAAGGGCAACTACATTGCCATCCGCCCGGGCGAGCGCAATGCCAAGCCACAACGTGAGTTCGAGGCGCGGGCCAAGGCGCCGCCACTGGACCTGAAGGCGCCGGGCCTGCACATGGTGCTGTTCGCCGACACCCTGGGTTCGCTCGAGGTCGGCAGCCCGGTCATGTACCGCCAGGTGCGCGTGGGCAGCGTGCAGAGCTACCAGTTCGCCCGCAACAGCAGCAAGCGCATCCTCATCGGCGTGCACATCGAGAAGGAGTACGCCAACCTGGTCAACGGCTCGACGCGCTTCTGGAACGCCAGCGGCATCACCTTGAGTGGCGGCCTGTCGGGTATCCAGGTCAAGAGCGAGTCGCTGCAGACGCTGATGAACGGCGGCATCGCCTTCGACACCCCAAGGCCCGATGTGCCGCTCAAGCGGCGCATTCCGCGCTTCCGCCTGCACGAAAGCCAGGAAGCCGCCAACCGTGCCGGCACCCTGGTGACCATTCGTGTCGAGCGCGCCGACGGCCTCAAGCCCGGCACGCCGATCCGTTTCCGTGGCCTGGATGTCGGCAGTGTCGAGAGCGTTGACCTGACCGCCGACCTGCAGGCCGTGCTGCTCAAGGCCCGTATCAACCAGGCAGAAAGCCGTATCGCACGTGCCGGCACGCAGTTCTGGGTGGTCAAGCCGGCGTTCGGCCTGGTGCGCACCGAAAACCTCGACACCCTGGTCGGCGGCCAGTACCTGGAGGTGCTGCCGGCACTCAAGGACAAGGGCCCGCAGCGCGATTTCATCGCCCTGGCCGATGCGCCGGAGGTAAAAGGCGAGGAAGTCGGCCTGCCGTTGACCCTCAGCGCGCCGCGGCGCGGTTCGATCAAGCCGGGGGTGCCAGTCACCTACCGTGAAGTGGCTGTGGGCAAGGTCACAGGTTTCGAATTGGGGCAAACCGCTGACCGGGTACTTATCCACATTCTTATCGAGCCACGCTACGCAGGCTTGGTACGTGGTGGCAGCCGGTTCTGGAACAGCAGCGGCTTCGGCTTCGACTGGGGGCTGTTCAAGGGTGCGACGGTGCGTACCGAGTCGCTGGAGACGCTGATCGACGGCGGTATCGCCTTCGCCACGCCCGATGGCGAGCAGATGGGCAACCCGGCGCGGCCGCAGCAGACCTTTGCCCTGTTCGACAAGCCCGAAGAAGCCTGGCTGCAGTGGGCGCCGAAGATTCAGATCGGCAAGTAA